In Brevibacillus brevis NBRC 100599, a single genomic region encodes these proteins:
- a CDS encoding DUF4310 family protein: MGELQAKGFWYSEWAFPLFVACLASGIFAGTHLYYVYHVGAFNDIAIVAMLEAGIKGGGYGAAAAFGASFLFARILEGPLVGILDIGGSLQTGIGIGVPALMLGAGFTAPLTSFPLALATGALLGFIIGTVIILIRKYTINASNSTFGADVMMGAGNAAGRYLGPLIIISAIMASIPVGLGATVGAAIFYYYNKPIAGGAIIGAMLLGAIFPIPTQ; the protein is encoded by the coding sequence ATGGGTGAATTGCAGGCAAAAGGGTTTTGGTATTCAGAATGGGCATTTCCCCTCTTTGTGGCGTGCTTGGCTTCAGGAATCTTTGCGGGTACTCATCTTTACTATGTGTATCATGTCGGGGCCTTTAACGATATCGCCATTGTTGCGATGCTCGAGGCGGGGATCAAGGGTGGCGGATATGGTGCGGCTGCCGCGTTTGGTGCGAGCTTTTTGTTTGCTCGTATTTTGGAGGGACCGTTGGTTGGGATTCTCGATATTGGAGGTTCGTTGCAAACAGGTATTGGGATTGGCGTTCCAGCGTTGATGCTGGGAGCGGGCTTTACAGCTCCGTTGACTTCTTTTCCTTTGGCGCTCGCGACAGGTGCGCTCTTGGGCTTTATCATTGGTACCGTGATTATTTTGATTCGGAAGTATACGATCAACGCATCGAACTCCACCTTTGGTGCCGATGTCATGATGGGAGCCGGAAACGCAGCAGGGCGTTACTTAGGTCCATTGATCATCATTTCAGCGATTATGGCTTCGATTCCAGTTGGACTTGGTGCAACAGTTGGAGCAGCGATTTTCTATTATTACAACAAACCAATTGCGGGTGGTGCGATTATCGGGGCCATGCTCCTCGGCGCCATTTTCCCGATCCCGACACAATGA
- a CDS encoding glycine-rich SFCGS family protein, translating to MSKVKIVIGDRLGKGQNIAKGIEAAGGTAIVIPGVGADMKVGDVMVSESADLGLSFCGSGGAGALTAKTKYGFPVEYGLRSVDAGITALRSGNKVIGFGFMDTEELGRRMAEEYIKLGGK from the coding sequence ATGTCTAAGGTAAAAATCGTGATTGGTGATCGTCTCGGAAAAGGACAGAACATCGCAAAAGGAATCGAAGCAGCTGGCGGGACCGCGATCGTCATTCCAGGTGTTGGCGCGGATATGAAGGTAGGGGATGTCATGGTCAGTGAGAGCGCAGACCTCGGGCTGTCCTTTTGCGGAAGTGGTGGGGCTGGGGCACTGACAGCCAAGACCAAGTATGGTTTTCCAGTCGAGTATGGCTTGCGCTCAGTAGATGCTGGTATTACTGCTTTGCGTAGCGGCAACAAAGTGATTGGCTTTGGCTTCATGGATACAGAAGAGCTGGGCAGACGCATGGCGGAAGAATACATCAAGCTGGGAGGGAAGTAA
- a CDS encoding YkgJ family cysteine cluster protein: MNTLPCQGCKGLCCGPVPLTEKEFKMIHKKLKTLPNKLRDDLKNQPRMFGTCIFYDMQKDQCGIHSVRPEVCRAFGYHKDLVCFRKPELATKEALIFKEKPIGYLSIDFTWKHF; the protein is encoded by the coding sequence ATGAATACTTTGCCTTGCCAAGGCTGTAAAGGATTGTGCTGTGGGCCTGTTCCCCTAACAGAAAAGGAATTTAAAATGATACACAAGAAATTGAAAACGCTTCCAAATAAACTCCGTGACGATCTAAAAAATCAACCGAGAATGTTTGGGACTTGTATCTTCTACGACATGCAAAAAGATCAGTGTGGTATTCATAGCGTTCGACCGGAAGTGTGTCGCGCTTTTGGATATCACAAAGACCTTGTCTGTTTTCGCAAACCGGAATTGGCGACGAAAGAAGCACTGATCTTCAAGGAGAAACCGATTGGGTACTTGAGTATTGATTTTACTTGGAAGCATTTTTAA
- a CDS encoding SRPBCC family protein: MANTMATIEISASPDQVWKLIGGFNSLPDWLPYIPSSEMSEGGRVRRLENPDGDVIIERLVGFNEKERHYTYSIMQAPFPVTNYESTIHVRENGDKGTLVEWSGEFTPVGVSDDEAIKLFHGIYSDGLEALKKAFQA, translated from the coding sequence ATGGCAAACACAATGGCAACCATCGAAATCTCTGCTTCTCCTGATCAAGTATGGAAATTGATCGGTGGATTTAACTCACTACCAGACTGGCTTCCATATATCCCAAGCAGCGAAATGAGCGAAGGGGGACGGGTGCGTCGGTTGGAAAATCCGGATGGTGATGTGATTATAGAGCGCCTGGTGGGCTTCAATGAAAAAGAGCGCCATTACACCTACTCCATTATGCAAGCACCCTTTCCAGTTACCAATTATGAATCGACGATCCACGTTCGCGAGAATGGTGACAAAGGAACGCTGGTGGAATGGTCTGGCGAATTTACACCGGTAGGGGTTAGCGACGATGAGGCTATCAAGCTGTTCCACGGAATCTATTCAGATGGTCTGGAAGCATTGAAAAAAGCATTTCAAGCTTAA
- a CDS encoding DgaE family pyridoxal phosphate-dependent ammonia lyase, with protein MGIYQQLGLKQVINASGKMTALGASAVHPSIAKAMGEAAMDYVEISELMIVAGRHIAEATGAEDGCPTSGAAAGIAISVAAVIAGCHLSLIERLPFSEGMKNKIIIQKGHAVHFGASVQQMIALGGGKVVEVGHANHVEADHLREAIDDQTAALLYVKSHHAIQKGMQSLDTMIQLGREFGLPVIVDAAAEEDLRRYVAMGADLVIYSGGKAIGGPTSGFIAGRADLVAACRAQYKGVGRAMKVGKEAIAGLLAALGQYDPEKQNVTEQRRRVEWLAGELDRLPGVKARIAQDEAGREIYRVQVQLDKRVTGMTAHELTRQLEQGNPAIFTRNHYVNTGVIAFDPRPFHEGQEHIIAARMKELLQKQGEGE; from the coding sequence ATGGGAATCTATCAGCAGCTAGGGTTGAAGCAAGTCATTAACGCAAGCGGTAAGATGACGGCATTGGGTGCGAGTGCCGTCCATCCTTCTATCGCAAAGGCCATGGGCGAAGCCGCTATGGATTATGTAGAAATCAGCGAGCTGATGATTGTGGCAGGTCGTCATATCGCAGAGGCGACCGGGGCAGAAGACGGTTGTCCTACCTCTGGAGCAGCTGCGGGCATTGCCATTAGTGTAGCAGCTGTCATAGCTGGTTGCCATCTGAGCTTGATCGAGCGGCTTCCTTTTTCCGAAGGGATGAAGAACAAGATCATCATCCAAAAAGGACACGCGGTGCATTTCGGTGCTTCCGTTCAACAGATGATTGCACTGGGCGGAGGGAAAGTCGTAGAGGTCGGGCATGCCAATCACGTAGAAGCAGACCATTTGCGAGAAGCCATTGATGATCAGACCGCAGCACTGCTCTATGTCAAATCTCACCATGCGATTCAAAAAGGGATGCAGTCGTTAGACACGATGATTCAACTCGGTCGGGAGTTTGGACTTCCTGTCATTGTAGACGCAGCGGCGGAGGAGGATTTGCGGCGTTACGTGGCGATGGGGGCCGATCTGGTCATTTACAGTGGCGGAAAAGCAATTGGTGGACCCACGTCTGGGTTTATCGCAGGTCGTGCCGATCTGGTTGCCGCATGTCGCGCGCAATATAAAGGTGTTGGTCGCGCCATGAAGGTAGGAAAGGAAGCCATTGCGGGTTTACTTGCAGCGCTTGGACAGTACGATCCCGAAAAGCAAAATGTTACCGAGCAGCGCAGGCGAGTGGAGTGGCTGGCAGGAGAACTGGACAGATTGCCCGGTGTGAAAGCAAGGATCGCACAGGATGAGGCTGGCAGGGAGATCTATCGTGTGCAAGTTCAGCTTGACAAACGAGTGACGGGAATGACGGCTCACGAGCTTACACGGCAACTGGAGCAAGGAAATCCAGCTATTTTTACCCGTAACCATTATGTGAATACGGGTGTGATCGCCTTTGATCCACGACCGTTTCATGAAGGGCAAGAACACATCATTGCAGCACGAATGAAGGAACTGCTGCAAAAACAGGGAGAAGGAGAATAA
- a CDS encoding DUF4311 domain-containing protein codes for MVTLMIVLKSIVIGALVGFGVGAGAARMFHAPNVQGMGAFRTFGELNACAGDPISHFSFGLGFLFNAWASVVGAGALTQDVDHRVIPNWAAALLLWRNKNVAETLHNPKQMAIAGAAVGVVVVTVLNSTATAIPESMQLVATKVLVPAANWLINPIMPIVFWMAAMDAGKRTGIWGTVLGGLSHLVMGNAVPGIVLGILIGKGLDDSGWNKITKSMFIAVILLFVFSGFFRGFDVALLKSMYVEIPQWLIELHETFGSVVKK; via the coding sequence ATGGTTACATTGATGATTGTGTTGAAGTCGATCGTCATCGGGGCATTGGTCGGCTTCGGGGTTGGTGCGGGGGCAGCGAGGATGTTCCATGCACCCAATGTTCAGGGGATGGGAGCATTCCGGACTTTTGGAGAGCTGAACGCATGTGCAGGGGATCCCATTTCCCACTTCTCATTTGGTCTTGGTTTTTTGTTTAACGCATGGGCGTCTGTTGTTGGTGCTGGTGCATTGACGCAAGATGTCGATCATCGCGTCATCCCGAACTGGGCGGCGGCATTGTTGCTCTGGCGCAACAAGAATGTCGCAGAAACGTTGCACAATCCGAAACAAATGGCGATTGCCGGAGCAGCAGTCGGTGTCGTTGTGGTCACTGTGTTGAATTCCACTGCAACGGCAATTCCTGAATCGATGCAGCTTGTAGCGACGAAGGTACTGGTCCCGGCTGCGAACTGGTTGATCAACCCGATTATGCCGATTGTGTTCTGGATGGCGGCGATGGATGCAGGCAAACGGACCGGGATTTGGGGAACGGTCTTGGGCGGTTTGTCGCACTTGGTCATGGGGAATGCAGTGCCTGGAATCGTCTTGGGTATTTTGATCGGTAAAGGTTTGGATGACAGTGGTTGGAACAAAATTACCAAATCCATGTTTATTGCAGTCATTCTCTTGTTTGTATTCAGTGGCTTCTTCCGCGGTTTTGATGTCGCACTCTTGAAGAGTATGTACGTGGAAATTCCACAGTGGTTGATAGAGCTACACGAAACATTCGGATCGGTGGTGAAAAAGTAA
- a CDS encoding aldo/keto reductase → MKNILQKKQLGFGTAPLGNMFRNIPEEEALATVDAAWENGVRYFDSAPFYGAGLAELRLGEALAKRPRDEYVLSTKVGRIILDELEDPTLRDLGEKGGLFEYGRKNKLHVDYSEDGTLRSIEDSLKRLQTDRLDIVYVHDIAQDFYGDEWLSHFESARKGAFRALTRLREEGVITSWGLGVNRVEPIEIAMALDEAQPDAFLMAGRYSLLDHDRALQRVMPNAAKMNAKIIAGGPYSSGVLAGGTHFEYQKASPEIMAKVDRIKAIANRHNISVKAAALQFVLANPAVAAVIPGASRPDRITEDVAAMNEVIPAAFWQEMREQKLVAQDAPLPI, encoded by the coding sequence ATGAAGAACATTCTGCAGAAGAAACAACTTGGTTTTGGTACGGCTCCTCTGGGTAATATGTTCCGCAACATCCCGGAAGAAGAAGCACTGGCTACCGTCGATGCAGCTTGGGAGAATGGTGTCCGTTACTTTGATTCTGCCCCATTTTATGGTGCCGGCTTGGCTGAGCTTCGCCTGGGGGAAGCCCTCGCGAAACGTCCGCGTGACGAGTATGTCTTGAGCACAAAAGTTGGGCGTATCATCCTGGATGAACTGGAAGATCCAACCTTGCGTGACTTGGGTGAAAAAGGCGGACTGTTCGAATATGGTCGCAAAAATAAGCTCCACGTGGACTACAGTGAAGACGGTACGCTTCGCTCGATTGAGGACAGCCTGAAACGGTTGCAGACCGATCGACTGGACATCGTCTACGTGCATGATATCGCACAGGACTTCTATGGCGACGAGTGGCTTTCCCACTTTGAAAGTGCACGAAAAGGTGCCTTTCGTGCCCTGACTCGTTTACGTGAGGAAGGTGTCATTACGTCGTGGGGCCTCGGGGTAAACCGTGTAGAGCCAATCGAGATCGCGATGGCATTGGATGAAGCACAACCGGATGCCTTCTTGATGGCTGGTCGCTACTCCCTGCTGGATCATGACCGAGCTTTGCAACGCGTGATGCCAAATGCCGCAAAAATGAATGCCAAGATTATTGCTGGAGGGCCGTACAGCTCAGGTGTATTGGCTGGAGGTACCCACTTCGAGTATCAGAAAGCATCGCCTGAAATCATGGCAAAAGTCGATCGCATCAAAGCGATAGCCAATCGTCACAACATTAGCGTCAAGGCTGCTGCGCTGCAATTTGTGCTTGCAAACCCAGCAGTTGCTGCCGTCATCCCAGGTGCGAGTCGCCCGGATCGAATCACGGAGGATGTAGCTGCGATGAACGAAGTGATTCCTGCAGCCTTCTGGCAAGAAATGCGTGAACAGAAACTGGTGGCGCAAGACGCTCCACTACCAATCTAA
- a CDS encoding GNAT family N-acetyltransferase, which produces MAIREKATGRFIGWCGVGVLDFLAPEKELYYLIGRDRLYVKAHPDNKASLRIIERLGFSFERVLEGLTGDDEECNGEWLYVLTK; this is translated from the coding sequence GTGGCCATACGCGAAAAGGCTACTGGCAGATTCATTGGCTGGTGTGGTGTTGGCGTTCTCGATTTTCTTGCTCCGGAAAAAGAACTCTATTATTTAATCGGACGGGATCGATTGTACGTAAAAGCACACCCAGACAATAAAGCATCGTTGCGCATCATCGAGAGGCTCGGCTTCTCGTTTGAACGCGTCTTAGAAGGCTTGACTGGGGACGATGAAGAGTGCAATGGTGAGTGGTTGTATGTTTTGACGAAATAA
- a CDS encoding GNAT family N-acetyltransferase, with product MEPLCDQSLTLREVTEADLPIFFTQQLDKSAHEMAAFTVKDPEDRDGFIAHWTRILNNDSIVKRAILLNGQIVGNVSCFELFGLPTIGYWIDKSFWGKGIATNALTLFLEDLGLRPVYARVAHDNIGSIRVLEKNGFQPFGIDRAYSEARSEEVEELILIKHT from the coding sequence TTGGAGCCATTATGTGATCAGTCCCTTACTTTGCGAGAAGTAACAGAGGCAGATCTCCCTATATTTTTCACCCAGCAATTGGACAAATCCGCACATGAGATGGCTGCTTTTACTGTCAAGGACCCAGAAGATAGGGACGGTTTCATCGCTCATTGGACGAGGATTTTGAACAATGATTCGATTGTGAAAAGAGCTATTCTCTTGAATGGGCAGATTGTTGGTAATGTTTCGTGCTTTGAGCTGTTTGGCTTACCTACGATTGGATACTGGATAGACAAAAGCTTTTGGGGCAAAGGAATCGCGACAAATGCACTTACTCTCTTTTTAGAGGACCTCGGACTACGTCCTGTATATGCGCGTGTCGCCCATGACAACATCGGATCCATTCGTGTGTTAGAAAAAAACGGTTTTCAGCCTTTCGGTATCGATCGGGCATATTCGGAAGCACGAAGCGAAGAAGTGGAAGAACTCATTCTGATCAAACACACATGA
- a CDS encoding amidohydrolase/deacetylase family metallohydrolase, whose translation MKVDLLIRNGRVIDPSQNLSGHYDLAIREGRIVGLYEKGKTTDDQGMYLESQETIEAEGYVVTPGLIDLHAHVFPTKTSLGVAADRVGVEQGVTTVVDAGSVGLWSFDAFLEEAVHPSVTRVLAFLNISGDGLCTGGGELADMSRLTPREAVALIRKQPIVRGIKARMSGSVVKQNGLQPLLVAKEAAREAGVPMMVHIGNAPPKLTEILPLLDQGDVVTHAFHGKKGGMFDERGELIPEAQDALERGVLLDIGHGEASFSFQTLRHAQAQGITPHVISTDVHQRNIDGPVHSLTHTLTKFLAMGYALDEVIAASTYAPARILGLENEIGTLKVGACADVSILQLKKERTILTDSEQETVETKERVVAYQAITSGRVLTCK comes from the coding sequence GTGAAAGTGGATCTACTCATACGCAACGGACGGGTCATTGATCCTTCCCAGAACCTGAGCGGGCACTATGATCTTGCTATTCGGGAAGGGCGAATCGTTGGATTGTATGAGAAAGGGAAGACAACCGACGATCAAGGGATGTATCTGGAAAGCCAGGAGACGATCGAAGCAGAGGGATATGTGGTGACGCCCGGTTTGATCGATCTGCACGCTCACGTTTTTCCGACAAAGACGAGTTTGGGCGTAGCCGCGGATCGGGTCGGGGTCGAGCAAGGAGTGACAACCGTAGTAGATGCTGGCAGTGTCGGGCTATGGTCGTTTGATGCTTTTCTTGAAGAAGCAGTCCACCCTTCTGTTACTCGTGTTCTGGCATTTCTGAACATTTCAGGGGATGGCTTGTGTACAGGTGGTGGGGAGCTCGCAGACATGTCGAGGTTAACCCCGAGAGAAGCGGTAGCCCTTATCAGAAAACAGCCGATCGTACGAGGAATAAAAGCCCGCATGAGCGGTTCTGTCGTCAAGCAAAACGGGCTTCAACCCTTGCTCGTAGCCAAGGAAGCGGCGAGGGAAGCGGGCGTACCCATGATGGTGCACATTGGAAACGCTCCGCCAAAACTCACGGAAATATTGCCTCTGCTAGACCAAGGAGACGTGGTGACACATGCGTTTCATGGGAAAAAAGGAGGGATGTTCGACGAACGAGGCGAGTTGATTCCAGAGGCTCAAGACGCATTGGAGCGGGGAGTCTTACTCGACATCGGGCACGGCGAAGCGAGCTTTAGCTTCCAAACATTGCGTCATGCGCAGGCCCAGGGTATTACGCCACATGTCATTAGCACGGATGTTCACCAGCGTAACATCGATGGTCCTGTGCACAGCTTGACGCACACACTCACGAAGTTTCTCGCCATGGGCTATGCGCTCGATGAGGTGATAGCGGCGAGTACGTATGCGCCAGCACGAATTCTCGGGCTGGAAAACGAGATCGGGACGTTGAAAGTAGGGGCATGCGCGGACGTATCCATTTTGCAGCTCAAAAAAGAGCGGACAATTTTGACGGACAGTGAACAAGAAACGGTAGAGACAAAGGAAAGAGTAGTGGCTTATCAAGCGATTACTTCAGGAAGGGTACTGACATGCAAATGA
- a CDS encoding HPr family phosphocarrier protein — translation MRERQVIVQLAQGLHARPASLFVKVAASFSSEIGLNKEEKKVNAKSIIGVMSLAVSKGQSVVLTADGADAEQALDALERVLVSVE, via the coding sequence ATGAGAGAGAGACAGGTCATCGTCCAGTTGGCACAGGGATTACACGCGCGTCCGGCTAGTTTGTTTGTGAAAGTAGCAGCATCTTTTTCCAGTGAAATCGGATTGAACAAGGAGGAGAAGAAGGTGAATGCCAAGAGTATTATCGGCGTCATGTCCCTCGCTGTGTCGAAAGGACAATCAGTCGTCTTGACTGCGGATGGTGCCGATGCAGAACAGGCGTTGGATGCGTTGGAGCGCGTTTTGGTAAGTGTGGAGTAA
- a CDS encoding DUF4386 domain-containing protein, which yields MLRKRTNAGRRSAIMTGVLLLAGLITGICSVVPVIDGADYLVMASPNENQVLLGAFFQLFMIVAYVGIPVLMYPLLSKHHKGLALGSVAFGIIAGVFIILGVIILLLLLTVSHEFAKIGTLHVSYFQTLGGLLREGRDLVNHVATTLAFALAMLLFTCVFYQTQLVPRWLSVWGIIGATLSILASLLFMIRFIGLDATYMMLNIPIAFQQLVLAIWLIIKGFTPSVRDSVS from the coding sequence ATGTTGAGGAAGAGAACAAATGCAGGTAGAAGGTCTGCAATAATGACTGGGGTGTTATTACTAGCCGGATTGATTACAGGTATATGTAGTGTTGTACCTGTAATAGATGGAGCAGACTACCTTGTCATGGCTTCTCCAAATGAGAACCAGGTACTACTAGGAGCGTTTTTCCAATTGTTCATGATTGTTGCCTATGTTGGTATTCCTGTTTTGATGTATCCGTTGTTAAGTAAGCACCATAAAGGGTTAGCTCTAGGATCTGTTGCTTTTGGCATCATTGCGGGTGTGTTTATTATTCTAGGTGTAATCATTCTTCTATTACTTTTGACAGTAAGCCACGAGTTTGCAAAAATCGGAACTTTGCATGTATCGTATTTTCAGACCCTGGGTGGATTGTTGCGGGAAGGACGTGATTTGGTGAACCATGTGGCAACGACACTGGCATTCGCGTTGGCGATGCTCTTGTTCACCTGTGTATTTTATCAAACACAATTAGTTCCACGTTGGTTGTCAGTCTGGGGTATTATCGGAGCTACATTGTCTATATTGGCAAGCTTATTATTTATGATTCGCTTCATCGGTCTAGATGCAACCTATATGATGTTGAACATTCCAATAGCCTTTCAACAATTGGTTTTGGCTATATGGCTAATCATAAAAGGATTCACCCCATCGGTACGGGATTCTGTATCCTAA
- a CDS encoding DUF4312 family protein, which translates to MYTETTQTLRLSGSGDTKEGAFNKIFSQIKHVVARQTNDLVVRIEPVGVSIVSATEIVKHERFLGLFFPRKRTRYDITVDIQVRLGLVQVENITFQQQTETTAGMGQLVRQR; encoded by the coding sequence ATGTACACAGAGACGACGCAGACCTTGCGATTATCCGGCAGTGGCGATACGAAAGAAGGAGCCTTTAACAAGATTTTTTCCCAAATCAAGCATGTAGTGGCCAGACAAACGAATGATTTGGTCGTGCGAATCGAACCTGTAGGGGTTTCCATTGTGTCTGCGACAGAAATAGTGAAGCATGAGCGATTTTTGGGTCTGTTTTTCCCCCGTAAACGGACGCGGTATGACATCACCGTAGATATTCAAGTGAGGCTGGGTCTGGTCCAGGTAGAAAACATAACGTTTCAGCAGCAGACCGAGACGACTGCGGGTATGGGGCAGTTGGTTCGTCAGCGATAG
- a CDS encoding KDGP aldolase, producing the protein MGTQKIRLNILARDVENAKQICAVADGRALIGILVKGFASVEAAITAVEQYQQAGVPVSVGLGAGDPTQWKKVAEVAVQTQPDHVNQVFPAAGYTLGGLQAVGNSHTIVNALIAPGGQPGKVQVTTGPMSNKVPELLSCDAAAAMLADIGVHSVKFYPVDGLERLNEIKAMAEAAVRYGIPVFEPTGGIDAASIRPIVEVCLAAGAKQVIPHIYTSIVDKETGLTRLDQVEELLTAIEGL; encoded by the coding sequence GTGGGCACACAAAAAATTCGTTTAAACATTTTGGCACGGGATGTAGAAAACGCAAAACAAATATGTGCCGTGGCTGATGGCCGCGCTCTGATCGGAATCTTGGTCAAAGGATTTGCGTCCGTAGAAGCAGCAATAACCGCTGTTGAACAATACCAGCAAGCAGGTGTACCCGTGTCTGTAGGGCTGGGCGCAGGTGATCCTACGCAATGGAAGAAGGTCGCTGAAGTCGCGGTGCAGACACAACCGGATCACGTCAATCAGGTATTTCCGGCGGCAGGCTATACGCTCGGCGGGCTACAGGCAGTCGGCAACTCTCATACCATCGTGAATGCATTGATTGCCCCCGGTGGGCAACCAGGAAAGGTTCAAGTCACCACGGGACCAATGAGCAACAAAGTGCCAGAATTGCTCTCTTGTGATGCAGCCGCCGCGATGCTGGCGGATATTGGCGTACACTCGGTCAAATTTTATCCAGTCGATGGGTTGGAAAGGCTGAATGAAATCAAGGCGATGGCAGAAGCAGCCGTACGTTACGGGATTCCCGTTTTTGAGCCGACTGGCGGGATCGATGCTGCTTCGATTCGGCCGATTGTGGAGGTATGCCTCGCAGCTGGTGCCAAGCAGGTCATTCCACACATTTATACATCGATCGTTGACAAGGAAACGGGATTGACTCGTTTGGATCAGGTAGAAGAACTGCTAACGGCTATAGAAGGCCTGTAG